ATAGCTTTTCTGATTACTAGCCACTAACCACTAGCCACTTACTCCTCACGCTTCATCATACGGCTCTAAGTCTAATAAATAAATATACGGTTCAACTAACTCAGGGCGCTGAAAAGCGATCGCGCGGAGCAAATGCCAATCTTTTAAACCATCAAAGAC
Above is a genomic segment from Gloeocapsopsis sp. IPPAS B-1203 containing:
- a CDS encoding DUF2555 domain-containing protein; translation: MRETLSLSKQDIATITATDVENLATRLERDDYTNVFDGLKDWHLLRAIAFQRPELVEPYIYLLDLEPYDEA